A genomic stretch from Desulfohalobium retbaense DSM 5692 includes:
- a CDS encoding DUF4390 domain-containing protein, with protein sequence MGVQTIRTTVQCWLFVAILTACVAGGVTAAFGQQWQLDNLVLDSSQGGHVRVRFGVQCPVEPLKQLLTDEGATVRVGFEAALRRERLLLWEKQEAVARRLYYLKSRALSQEYELKGEGLNKPLVGTELAPLLDKAWSTLEMDLGAWHQLQPGSEYVVDLRIECDRADVPVWLRRALFFWSWDVLPPRTYRLRFRY encoded by the coding sequence GTGGGTGTGCAGACTATCAGGACCACGGTCCAATGCTGGCTTTTCGTGGCGATCCTGACCGCGTGTGTTGCCGGTGGGGTCACGGCAGCGTTCGGGCAGCAATGGCAACTGGACAACCTCGTCCTGGACAGCAGCCAAGGCGGTCACGTTCGGGTGCGGTTCGGGGTGCAATGCCCGGTTGAACCGTTGAAGCAATTGCTGACCGATGAGGGAGCGACGGTTCGGGTCGGCTTCGAAGCCGCGTTGCGCCGGGAGCGGCTCCTGCTCTGGGAGAAGCAGGAGGCTGTGGCGCGGCGGCTGTATTATCTCAAAAGCCGGGCACTGAGTCAGGAATATGAGCTCAAGGGCGAAGGCCTGAACAAGCCTTTGGTCGGAACCGAGCTTGCGCCCTTGCTGGACAAGGCCTGGTCGACCCTGGAAATGGACCTGGGGGCGTGGCACCAACTCCAGCCCGGTTCCGAGTATGTTGTCGACTTGCGAATAGAATGTGATCGGGCCGATGTCCCGGTCTGGCTGCGGCGGGCCCTGTTCTTCTGGTCCTGGGATGTCCTGCCGCCGCGGACATATAGACTGCGCTTCAGGTATTGA